From a single Streptomyces misionensis genomic region:
- a CDS encoding MFS transporter, with amino-acid sequence MVTEDDGCNKGCTYGGAPDMDQPAPRTSAAPWLTVIVLCIGQMMIVLDQNIVNVALPAVQRGLGISAENLVWVVNAYVVPFGGLLLLAGRLGDLIGRRTVFLSGVALFGMSSLLCGTASSEATLIGSRFIQGVGGAIASACILGMVATMFSDRRKQAQAIGAYSFASAGGGAVGPLLGGVVTDLLSWNWIFFINVPIGALLVVVGLRTVPRDRGEGMSEGTDFLGALLVTAGLMLLVYTIVDAGNTGWSSARTLLLGPLSLLLLGGFVLRQATAAHPLLPLRLLRSRSLAVANLVQFMMIAGMFGLLFFSTLYLQRVLNYSSLEAGLSFVPIATVIAAVSLGLSARLITRFGQRPVLFSGLVLITTAFVMLSFARVDGVYPVDFLPASLAMGLGFGLAAPAIMGLGMAAVTRAESGVASGLFNTTQQIGGAIGLTVLSAFVTARTNSLTAAGKDEAEALVGGYHVAFLAAGGFVLIALLIAVTTLRPAPPAAGQRFSASPDQEIAAS; translated from the coding sequence GTGCTCTGCATCGGCCAGATGATGATCGTCCTCGACCAGAACATCGTGAACGTGGCGTTGCCCGCCGTTCAGCGGGGTCTCGGGATCTCCGCCGAGAACCTCGTGTGGGTGGTCAACGCCTATGTCGTCCCCTTCGGCGGTCTGCTGTTGCTGGCCGGCCGGCTCGGCGACCTGATCGGCCGGCGGACGGTCTTCCTGTCCGGTGTCGCGCTGTTCGGCATGTCCTCACTGCTGTGCGGGACCGCGTCGAGCGAGGCGACGCTGATCGGGTCCCGCTTCATCCAGGGAGTCGGTGGTGCGATCGCGTCGGCCTGCATCCTCGGCATGGTCGCGACCATGTTCTCCGACCGGCGCAAGCAGGCCCAGGCGATCGGCGCTTACAGCTTCGCGTCCGCCGGCGGTGGTGCGGTCGGGCCACTGCTCGGCGGCGTCGTCACCGATCTGCTCAGCTGGAACTGGATCTTCTTCATCAACGTCCCGATCGGCGCCCTGCTCGTCGTCGTGGGACTGCGCACGGTCCCCCGGGATCGCGGTGAGGGCATGAGCGAGGGCACCGACTTCCTGGGTGCCCTGCTCGTCACCGCCGGCCTGATGCTGCTCGTCTACACGATCGTGGACGCCGGGAACACCGGCTGGAGTTCGGCCCGGACACTGCTCCTCGGCCCCCTGTCACTCCTGCTGCTCGGCGGGTTCGTCCTGCGTCAGGCCACGGCCGCACATCCGCTGCTGCCGCTGCGGCTCTTGCGCTCACGAAGTCTGGCGGTGGCGAACCTCGTGCAGTTCATGATGATCGCGGGCATGTTCGGCCTGCTGTTCTTCAGCACGCTGTATCTGCAACGCGTCCTCAACTACAGCTCACTGGAAGCAGGTCTGAGCTTCGTGCCGATCGCGACGGTGATCGCGGCGGTCTCCCTCGGCCTGTCCGCCCGGCTCATCACCCGCTTCGGTCAGCGCCCGGTGCTGTTCAGTGGCCTCGTCCTCATCACCACCGCCTTCGTGATGCTGTCCTTCGCACGCGTCGACGGCGTGTACCCGGTGGACTTCCTGCCCGCGAGCCTCGCCATGGGGCTGGGCTTCGGCCTGGCCGCGCCGGCCATCATGGGGCTCGGCATGGCCGCCGTCACCCGTGCCGAGTCAGGCGTCGCGTCCGGGCTGTTCAACACCACTCAGCAGATCGGCGGCGCCATCGGTCTCACGGTGCTGAGCGCCTTCGTCACCGCACGCACGAACAGCCTCACGGCCGCGGGCAAGGACGAGGCGGAAGCACTGGTCGGCGGCTACCACGTGGCATTCCTGGCCGCCGGGGGCTTCGTGCTGATCGCCCTGCTCATCGCGGTGACGACGCTGCGGCCCGCGCCACCGGCGGCCGGACAACGGTTCAGCGCCTCTCCCGATCAGGAAATCGCGGCTTCCTGA